The region AAGCATGCGAAGCGCACTTTCTCTTGTTTCTATTAATCTTTTAAGTAGGAGTTGCCATAGAAAGCTTATTTTCATCAATAAAGATTAAGAGATTATGTAATTAGCTTTCATAGAAAAACTTTCTCTAAAGAAAAACATAAAATAATCTCTGCATAAAAATAAGAAAATAAGAAACTTAACTATAATCTATAGCGATTAACTTAAAAGAGCAAACATATGTTTATTATAGCATGCAGGGAAAGGAGATACAATAGGAAATCCCAAGGTATTCATACGTACAAAATCACTGTATTTATTCGTGTTGACATGTGGTATTCATTACTATATAATGTGATATAGAGGTGATATTTTGGACAAACAACGGGAAAAAGAGATTATGGAACTCATCGAAGGCTTACGGAAAATCAATTATGTAAAACCTGGCGATGTTCCAAATATTGATTTATATATGGACCAGGTGACCACGTTTATGGATAAACATCTTGAGTCCTCAAAGCGTTATTCTGAGGATAAATTGTTGACCAAAACGATGATTAATAATTATACAAAAAATAATTTACTTCCGTCATCAAATAAGAAAAAATATTCAAAGGATCATATGTATCTTCTTATATTTATATATTACATGAAGAACGTATTATCCATTAACGATATTCAAAGTATACTTACTCCTTTGACTGAGAAATTCTTCGAGGGGGATAACAAAGTTAGTTTAGAAGAGATTTACGAAGAAATCTTTCGACAGGGAGAGGAAAACTCCATGACAGTGAGTAAGGATGTTATTCGTAAGTATCAGAAATCAAAAGATGCTTATCCCGAGATGAAGGACCAAGAGGATCACGATTTCTTACAGATGTTTTCTTTTGTGTGTATGCTATGTTTTGATGTCTATATGAAAAAGCAAATGATTGAGAAAATTATCGATGATCATTTTACAATGCCATCAGAGAAGGATAAAAATACAAAAGAGAAATCGAAAGATCATGCGAAAGACAAGGATAAATCATCTAAGTAAATAAATAAGATAAATAATCTTAGAAATTTAAACAGATGATATTCAAAGCATTTTATGATATGAATAAGCTAGTAAAAACGTGTTAAATAATTAATCCTTATAAAATTCTAAAAAAGGTATTCGAAATATTCCGAATACCTTTTCTTATGTTCTATTATTGTGCTTCCTCTTCGTCCATTTGTGAAATTTCAGGAATTCTACTGAATACTAAATCATAACCATCATTACCGTAATTTAAAGAACGGTTCACACGACTTATAGTAGCAGTCGAAGCACCTGTTTTTTCTGCTATTTCAAGATATGTCTTTTTTGCACGAAGCATTGCAGCCACCTCGAAACGCTGAGAAAGAGACAGTAATTCATTCACAGTACAGATGTCTTCAAAGAAAACGTAACATTCTTCCTTGTTCTTTAGACTTAAAACCGCATCAAATAAATAATCTACTGAATCATTCTTAATATTTTTACTCATTTTAATTTCTCCTTTATAGGCTTCTCAATCATAGTAAGTACGATTTAGGATTTCTTATCCT is a window of Lachnoclostridium phytofermentans ISDg DNA encoding:
- a CDS encoding DUF1836 domain-containing protein is translated as MELIEGLRKINYVKPGDVPNIDLYMDQVTTFMDKHLESSKRYSEDKLLTKTMINNYTKNNLLPSSNKKKYSKDHMYLLIFIYYMKNVLSINDIQSILTPLTEKFFEGDNKVSLEEIYEEIFRQGEENSMTVSKDVIRKYQKSKDAYPEMKDQEDHDFLQMFSFVCMLCFDVYMKKQMIEKIIDDHFTMPSEKDKNTKEKSKDHAKDKDKSSK
- a CDS encoding YerC/YecD family TrpR-related protein; this encodes MSKNIKNDSVDYLFDAVLSLKNKEECYVFFEDICTVNELLSLSQRFEVAAMLRAKKTYLEIAEKTGASTATISRVNRSLNYGNDGYDLVFSRIPEISQMDEEEAQ